The following are from one region of the Ptychodera flava strain L36383 chromosome 15, AS_Pfla_20210202, whole genome shotgun sequence genome:
- the LOC139151842 gene encoding centrosomal protein 20-like, protein MSNVQELKSVLKETLENRGALGQIKARIRAEIFNALDDQTDPRPPLSNENMLINELIREYMEFNKYKYSESVFLAESGQPTTPLDRQFLSKELNIAEDRDTATVPLLYGIVAHFLSRSKQDVTVRGAARQPTASRLRSTRMAAERDLDLPSTTHGVEGQPLEMKGTGTR, encoded by the exons ATGTCGAATGTTCAAGAACTTAAATCAG TGCTGAAAGAAACCCTGGAAAACAGAGGTGCACTCGGCCAAATCAAAGCCAGAATCCGTGCTGAAATCTTCAATGCGTTAGACGACCAGACAGATCCCAGACCACCCCTCAGCAATGaaaatatgttaattaatgAATTAATCAGAGAATACATGGAATTCAACAAATACAAGTATTCAGAATCAGTATTTTTAGCAG AATCTGGGCAGCCGACAACACCATTAGACAGACAGTTCCTTTCAAAAGAATTAAACATTGCAGAGGACAGGGACACAGCAACAGT ACCTCTTCTATATGGTATTGTGGCTCATTTTCTCAGTCGAAGTAAACAAGATGTGACGGTAAGGGGAGCAGCTCGTCAACCTACAGCCAGTAGATTGAGAAGCACCAGAATGGCTGCGGAGAGAGATCTAG ATCTTCCAAGCACAACACACGGAGTTGAAGGACAACCCCTGGAGATGAAAGGTACCGGCACAAGATAG